AGAGCCGCTTGTCGGTGTCGGGTTCGATCGATGCGGTTCCCCGGCCGCGGACGCCCTTGTAGGGCGCGTCGTTGGTCGACACCTCGAACGCGACTTCGGGGTCGTTGCGGAGGTACTCGACGACGGCCGCGTCGGCACTCGTCGCACAGCGGAGTTCGGGCGTCGCCGCGGCGTCTTCGCCGGCAGTTGCCGCCTCGTCGACCGGCGCTGCGACGCCGACAGCACCGTCTCTCTCGTCGGCGTCGACCCACGCGAACCACAGCGAGAGCATCCAGAGGTGCCCACTGGGCGTGTGGCACCCGAGGCGGACGGGAACGCGCGCCGCGTCGAGGAACGCTCCCACCTCTTCCACGGACCAGGGACCGGTGACGTGCATACCCGGGTTTGGGAGTCCCCCCGCAAAAGCGCGCGGGCCGACTCCGTCGGATCAGACGGCCGGCAGCGCCGACCGGGAGGAGCGCCGTCGGGCGCGCGAACAGACAGATAATTCACGCTCGACGGCACATACGGGAGTATGACCGACTACTTCGAGATCCACGGGCGCGACGGGGCCGCCCGGCTCGGGGAACTCCGGCTCTCGGATCCGCTGACGACGCCCGCGCTCGTCGACGACAGCATCGACGACGGCGGCAGCCTCTGGACGGGGGAGCGGGACGTCCCCAAGGGGTATCGAGAGATCCTGACGGTGCTTCCCCACCGTGCGTTCCCGGCCGGGACCGACGAGCGCGTGCAGGAGACGTTCGCCGTCGACTACCCCGACGTGGACTACCCGAGCGCGGCGGTCGTGACCGCCGAAACCGCCGCAGACTACGGCTCCGACGCCTACGTGCTCTCGGACGCACAGGGGTTCGTCGGCCACGCCGCTGCGTTCCGCGAGGAGATCATCGCCGCGCGGGAGGCGCTCCCCGCCGACACGGCGCTGTATCTCTCCGGCGTCGCGACGCCGCGAAACGCCGCGACGCTGGTGTACGCCGGCGTCGACCTCCTCGACGCGAAGCGGGCGCGCGTCCGCGGTCTGGAGGGCTTCTATCTCACCTCGGAGGGCGAGTACTTCCTCGAGGATCTGGAGGAACTGCCGTGCACCTGTCCGGCGTGCCAGGGCAAGCGTCTCGATATCGATCCCGACGCGGCCGACACCAACGCCGCGCGCGCCGCCGCGTTCGACCGCGAGGACTGCGCCGACCACAACGAGTACGCGCTGGAGTCAGAACTGGCGACGATTCGCCGACGGATCCGCGACGGCCGCCTCCGCGACTACGTCGAGGGACAGGCGCGGCACGACCAGTGGCTCACGGCGGCGTTCCGCGAGTTCGATCAGCAGTACGAGTACCTCGAGGAGCGCACGCCGGTCATCCGCGACACCGAACTCACGGCGGCGACCGAAGACACGCTCCGACGCGTGGAGATCCAGCGCTTCGCGGAACGGGTGACCGAGCGATACCGGAACCGGTTCGACAATCCGCTCGTGCTCGTGCCGTGCTCGGCGACGAAGCCGTACAGCGAATCGCAGAGCCACGCGCAGTTCCACGACGCGATTCAGTACCGCGGCCATCAGGTCTCGATGACCTCGCCCATCGGCGTCGTCCCGATGGAACTGGAACTCACTTACCCCGCCCAGCACTACGACGCCGTCGTGACGGGCCGGTGGTCCGAAGACGAGAAATCCTTCGTCGCCCGCGTGCTCCGGCGGTACCTCGAACGCAACGAGTACCCGCGCGTGATCGCACACGTCCCCGACGAGGGATACCGCGACATCGTCGAGCGCGTCGAGGCCGACGTCGACCTCGACTTCGAGTACACCGTCGAAGAGCACCCGACGGCGACGGAGTCGATCGCGAACCTGATGTCGGCGCTCGACGGCGATCTGAAGTACGGGAAACGGAAGCGTCAGCACAACACGATACGAGCGCTCGCGGACTATCAGTTCGGCCCCGACGCCGGCGACGACCTGTTCGCGGACGTGGAGCTGCGAACCACGAGCCGCTACCCCAAACTCCAGGTCCGAGACGGGGGCAGCGAGGGCGACGACGGCGGTCCTGGCGAGCAACTCGCGACGATGGTCCCCCAGTACGGCGTGCTCTCGTTCACGCTCGCCGGCGCGCGCGTCTGGGCCGAGTCGGACGCGCCGACGAAGCGCGTCGAAATCGACGAGTTCGTCCCGCACGGCAGCGTCCTCGCGCCGGGCGTCGTCGACGCCGACGCTGACATCCGGGTCGGCGACGAGGTCGTCGTCGAGGGGCCGAAGGCCTTCGCGGTCGGCCGCGCGCAGATGTTCGGCTCGGAGATGGTCGAGTCGACGCGCGGCGAAGCGGTGCAGGTCCGACACGTCGAGGAACTGTAGTCGTCCCGGATCCGGCGGGGGTTTCCCGAGGGAACCTCCGATCCTCGACCGCGCCGATCACCCTCACGTCGGCGTCGATAGCCAGTCCCGCCGGAGAGGGCCGTATCGCCCCCGAGAACGGTACCGCTCGACAAGACGAGAGTATTTACCCGACGGGGACGCTATCGCGAGTGATGTCGGACTCCGGGCTCTCTGCGGGTACCGCGCGAAAAGAGCTGTACGAAGTGATGCGGCTCGATCTCCCGTTCGAGGAGAAGGCGACACGGGCGCTCTCGGTCGGCGAACGCTTTCTGGGCGTCGACAACGGTCACGTGACGCGTATCGATCCCGAGAGCAACTACTGGCAGGCGGTCGCCAGCACGGACCCGCCAGACGGGTCGTTTCCAGCGGGGTTGGTAACCGACTTCGACGCGACGTACTGTCGGCGAGCGATCGAGAGCGGCGGTTCGCTCGCGCTTTCGGACGCGCCCGAAGCGGGGTGGGGTGACGACCCGGCCTTCGAGGCGCACGGACTCCACTGTTATCACGGCACCCCGCTCGTCGTCGACGGCGACCTCTACGGGACCGTCTGCTTCGTCTCCGAGGCACCCAGAGAACGGCCGTTCAGCGAGGTCGAGACGACGTTCGCGGAACTCCTGGCGCGGATGCTGGAGCGCGAACTCGAACGGCGACAGATGACGGCGACGATCGAGCGCTACGAGGAGTTTGCGAGCGTCCTCTCGCACGACCTCCGAAACCCGCTGAACGTCGCCCAGGGACGCGTCGACCTCGAGCGGAGCGAGCGGGAGAGCGAGAACCTGGCGGTCGTGGCACGGTCGCTGGATCGCATCGAATCGATCATCGCCTCGGTTCTCAGGGTGGCGCGGGAGGGGCGCGACATCGACGCGACGTCGGTCGTCTCGCTGTCGACGCTTGCCGAGCGGTGCTGGGAGTCGATCGATGTCGCCGACGCGACGCTCGTCGTCGACGAGGAGTTCACCTTCCGCGCCGACGCCGAGCGGGTCCGCGGCATCTTCGAGAACCTGTTTCGGAACGCGGTCGAACACGGCGGCGACGACGTCACGATCCGGGTGGGTCCGCTCGACGGCGGCGAGGGGTTCTACGTCGAAGACGACGGGCCGGGGATCCCGGAGTCCGACCGCGAGACCGTCTTCGACCCCGGCTACACGACTGGCCGGGAGGGCGTCGGCCTGGGGCTGTCGATCGTCGAGGGCGGCGTGGAAGCGCACGGCTGGCGCATCGAGGCGACCGACGCCGAGACCGGCGGGGCCCGCTTCGAGATCAGAGACGTCATCCCGGCCTGAGCGTCTCGCCTCGCCCGGGCCGTCGCCGGGCAGAAGTCGGCAGCGGAGCCTTTTGTCGTCGGCGTCTGTGAGAAGCGGTATGGTACTCCTTTCTGTCGGGGTCGCCGTCGGCGTGGTTACCGTCCTCGTGGGCGTGAGCGCGTTCTTTTCGAGCAGCGAGACGGCCATCTTCACGCTCCCTGAATCGTGGTTCGAGTCGTCCTCGTCCTCGGACGACGCCCGGTTCGCGACGCTTCGGGGGCTCCGAGACGACCCGCATCGACTGCTGGTGACGCTTCTGGTCGGGAACAACGTCGTCAACGTGGCGATCGCGAGCATCACCACGCTGGTCTTCACCGAACACCTGCCGGCCGGGGTCGCCGTGTCGGCGTCGACCGTGGTCGCGAGCGCAGTCGTCCTGATATTCGGCGAGATCGTCCCGAAGTCTTACGGCCTGGGCCACGCCGAATCCTGGGCGCTCAGCGTCGCCCGGCCGATCCAGGTCGTCGGGCGAGTCCTCCTCCCGCTCGTGGTGCTTTTCGACTGGATCACGCGACAGTTGAACGACGCCATCGGCGGCGAACCGCGGATCGAAAAGACGCACGTCGACGAGTGACGCGGGGAGTCGCAATCGCGTCCGCGCGCCGTCGGCGGAACGTTGATTTCGCGGCGGCGAGTATCTCGAACGGATGAGACAGTCGTTCCTTACCGATTTCCGCAACCCGGAACATACCGGCGAAAACCGCTGTTGGCCGTGTACCGCGGTCAACGTCGCGATCGTCGGCGTCGCCTCGGCGGTGCTGTTCCCGGTCTCGCCGGTCCTGTCGGTCGTGGCCGCGGCAGTCGGGCTGCTTCTCGTCGTCGTCCGGGGATACGTGATCCCGGGTACGCCCCGGTTCGCGCCGCGCCTCGTCGCGCGGCTCCCCGGCGGCGACGCGCTGTTCCACGACGCCCCCGAGGAACCGTCCGGGTCGCTGAGTCCCGACGGGGGCGCGTCAGAGTCGGACCGCGCGGTCGGCGGCGGGGAACCCGCGGGTGACGACCCGCCCGGCCACGCCGACGAGTCGGCCGAGTCGCCGGACCGCGGCGTGCTCCTCGAACGACTCGTCGAGGCGGGCGTACTCGACGACGACGGGGAGCGGGTCGCGCCGACCGCGGCGTTCGAGGAGCGGTGGCACGCGGAGATGGCCGAACTGCGCGACGCGGATACCGAGGCCTTGGCCGATGCAGCCTTGGAGATCTCGCCGGCGACGGAGTCGCACGCGGTTCGACAGGACGGCCAAGAGTGGGTGGCGCTCTCGTCGGGTGCCGAGCACGCGATCGAGGAGACGTGGCTCACCCGACCGATCGCCATCGCGGAGATCGGCGGCGGCCGCGCGGCCGCGGACTTCGTCGACGACGACGAGACCGCGCTCGCGGCGGCACAGACGTGTCGGATGTTCCTGGAAGACTGCCCCGACTGCGGGACCGAACTCGAACGCGGGGACGACGCGTCCTGCTGCGGCGGGTATCACGGCTCCGGTGGGGTCCCCTCGGAGACGCTCTTTTGCCCGTCCTGTGAGGCCCGGGTCTACACTTTCGAGTGAGGTCCGGCGGAGCGCTTCCAAGTAGGACCCAACGGAACGTCTCCGGGTAGGACCCGACGGAGCGTCTCCGAGTGGGATCCCACGGAACCCCGCCGCTATCCGATCCGCTACGCCGACTGTCCGTACAACCGCGCTTCGTAGGGGCCGAGTTCCAGCGGCCCGTTCGGCTCGGCGGCGACGTCGTCGTAGTTGCCGCAGAGTAGCGAGGCCTCGGCGTCCAGCGCGTCGAGGTCGGCGGTCGCGGCGCTGTCCGAGAAGTTTATGACGACGACGACCTGGTCGTCGTCCAGCGTCCGCGTGTACACGAACAGTTGCTCGTCGTCGGGGCGGTGGATGTCGTAGCTCCCGTAGACGAGCGCCTCCCGCTCCCGCCGGAGGTCGATGAGCGCCTCGTAGAAGGAGAGCACCGACGGCGTGCGTTCGCGCTCGCTGGCGACGTTGATGTCGGCGTAGTTCTCGTTGACCGGGATCCACGGCTCGCCGTCGGTGAACCCGGCGTGGGCCGTGTCGTCCCACTGCATCGGCGTCCGCGCGTTGTCGCGGGTGCGGTGCTCGACCACGTGCCGGATCGACTCGTAGTCCGCGACGGCCCCGGCCGCGATCAGTTCCCGGACGTTTCGGACCGTGTCCACGTCGCTGATGTCGTCGAGGCTCTCGAAGGTGCCGTTCGTCATCCCGATCTCCTGGCCCTGGTAGACGAACGGCGTCCCGCGGAGCGTCAGGAGGATCGTCGCGAGCGCCGTCGCCGACTCGTAGCGGTAGCGCTCGTCGTCGCCGAACCGGGAGACCGAGCGGGGCTGGTCGTGGTTCTCGAAGAACAGGCTGTTCCAGTCGAGGCCGCCCTGCCAGCGGTCCAGCGTCTCCTTGAGATCGAGGAGGTCCCAGTCGCCGACGTCCCAGCGCCCCCGTTCGCCGAAGTCGAGTCCGACGTGCTCGAAGTGGAAGACCAGGTCGAGCGGGCCGTCGGGAGCCGTGTACCGCCGCGCGTGCTCGAGGTCGAGATTCGGCATCTCGCCGATGGCGACGGCGTCGGTGCCGGCGAACACGTTCTCGTGAATCTCGTCGAGGTACTCGAAGATCCGGGGCCCGTTGACGAAGTGTTCGCTCCCGGTCCAGTCGTTGCTGGGGTCGCCGTCGGGGAGGCCCTCGGCCTTCGAGAGCAGGTTGACGACGTCCAGTCGGAACCCGTCGATTCCCTTCTCCAGCCACCAGTTCATCGTGTCGGCCATCGCGTCGCGGACGTCCGGGTTCCGCCAGTTGAGGTCGGGCTGGCTCACGTCGTAGAGGTGGAGGTACCACGCCTCGCGCTCGGCGTCGTACTCCCAGGCTGACCCGCCGAAGAACGATTCCCAGTTGTTCGGCGGCTCGTCGGGGTCGCCGTCGCGCCAGATGTAGTAGTCGCCGTACTCGCCGTCCGGCTCCGATCGCGACCGCTGGAACCACTCGTGGTCGGAGGACGTGTGGTTCGGGACCATATCCATCACGAGTCGGATGTCCCGTGCGTGGAGTTCCTCGAGCAGTCGGTCCCAGTCGTCCATCGTCCCGAACTCGGGGTAGATCGCGCGGTAGTCGCTGACGTCGTAGCCGTTATCGCGCTGCGGGGACTGATACACCGGGTTGAGCCAGACGCAGTCGACGCCGAGTCGTTCGAGGTGATCGAGACGGTCGATGACGCCCGGCAAGTCCCCGAACCCGTCGCCGTCGGCGTCGCTGAAGCTCTTCGGATAGATCTGATAAACGACCGCTTCCTTCCACCAGGTGCGTTCTGTCATAGTTGGGAGGTGTAGACGGGGATCCGACGGTCCCCCCGGCGTCCGTCTCGTCGACGAGTGCGCGGGCCGGACGCGAAGTCGCGTCGGTCCGCCGAGCCGCCCGGCGAACAGCGAGCGTGAGCGAGGGAGTCGCCGCCGGATCCCGTTCGTCGTCTCCGATTCCGCCCGTTCCGTATTAACCGTTGTGAGAACTACCCGGCGGCGAGTTAATAATTCGTCGACGGCGGCGGATGGGTTGCGTTTTTATTCGGTGGCGAAGTAATCTCGGTATGGTTGCGACGCCGGTTCGCGTCGGGTTTGTCGTCGACGGCGGCCCGAGCGATCGACAGGAGGCCGCGAGAGCGTGGGCGAGCGCCCGATATCGACTCGACGTGATCGGGACCGACGACCTCGCTCCGTCGATGCCCTACGACGTGATCTGGTGGCACACGGACGAGGAACTGCTCGACATCGACGCGACCGTCGCGAGGGCGCTCGAGGAGTACGTCCGCGGCGGCGGCGGCCTCCTCCTCGGCCTCCGGGCGGTGAGCGCGGTCGAACCGCTCGGGATCGATTCGGTCGCGCCGGACGCCGTCGGCACGAGGAGCGTGTCCGCCCCGACCGGGTTGCTGTGGCGGTCCGTGTACGACGACCACCCCGCAGTCGAGGGATTCGACGGCTTGCGGATCCCGATCGCGGACCACGGGACGGTCCCCTTCGCGCGGTACGAGTCGGTCCTCCCCGCGGAGGGCGAGGTGCTCGCTTCGACCGTCGAGGGCGAGCACGACCGCCCCGTGCAGACGTCGGTGGTCTCGTGGCACCACGGCGACGGCGCGGTGCTTGGAGCCAGCACGCTGGCGTTCAGGGCCGATCCGGCGCCGGAGTACGCCGCGAACCGCGACCGCGTCGCCGAGGGCTTCGTCGAGTCGCTGGCGGCCGGCCCCGACCCCCGGTTCGACCGTCCCACCGACCGGGCCGGCTTCGAACGCCTCCGCGCGCGCCTCCGCGACGACCCGCACCGACCGCGGTACCACGTCACGTCGCCGGCGAACTGGATCAACGACCCGAACGGGCTCATCGAGCACGAGGGACAGTACCACGTGTTCTACCAGTACAACCCGGCCGGTCCCTACCACCACGCGATCCACTGGGGCCACGCCGTCAGCGACGATCTCGTCCACTGGCGGGACGAACCGCTCGCGCTCGCGCCCTCGCCCGACGGCCCCGACCGCGACGGCTGCTGGTCGGGGTGTGCGATCGACGACGGGGGGGCGCCGACCCTCCTGTACACCGGCGGGCGCGGGCGCAGACAGCTCCCCTGTCTGGCGACCGCGACAGACGGGTCGCTCCGGTCCTGGATCAAGGACACGGAGAACCCGATCATCGAGGAGGCGCCGACCGACATCGACGTCCTGGAGACCGAACACTGGGAGGCCGAGTTCCGGGATCACTGCGTCTGGCGCGAGGACGGCCTGTGGCACCAGATCATCGGGTCGGGCGTCACCGGCGTCGGCGGGACGGCGTTACACTACACCGCCGAGAACCTCCGCGATTGGACGTACGAAGGACCGCTGCTGGTCGGTGAAGGGCCGGACGCCGGGGCCGTCTGGGAGTGTCCGGAGCTGCTGCGGCTGGGGGAGAAAGAGCTCCTGCACGTCTCCAACTACGAGACGGTACTGTACTTCGTCGGCGAGCGCCGCGACGGCGGGTTCGAGGTGGAGTCGCGGGGGGTACTGGATCACGGCGACTTCTACGCCCCGCAGTCGATGCGGGTGGACGACGGCTACCTGACCTGGGGGTGGCTCCCGGAGGCCCGCGACGACGAGACCCAGTGGGACGCCGGCTGGTCGGGGGCGCTGTCGGTGCCGCGGCGTATCGAAATCGACGAGTCCGGGGAACTCAGGCAGCGTCCGGCGGCGGAACTGACCGCGTTGCGGGGAACGCAGTACGTCGATGGAACGTCTCGGTCACTCCGCGACGAGCGCCAGGAGCTCCCCGCCAGCGGCCGGGCCCTGGAGCTGACGGCGACGATTTCGCTCCGCGACGCCGACGCCGTGACGCTGTCGGTCTTCGAGTCGCCGGACCGGCGAGAGCGGACCGAGATCAGGTACACGGCCGCGAACGAACTGATCGTGGACCGGTCGAACGCCAGCGAGGACCCGCGAGTGCAGAGCGACGAGCAGCGGCTGGAAGTCACGCCGTACGACGAACCGCTGTCGCTGCGGTTGTTCCTCGACGGCTCCGTGATCGAGGCGTTCGTCAACGACCGCCACTGCCTGACGAGTCGCGTCTACCCGACGCGGGACGACAGCACCGGGGTCGCGGTCGAAGCCGCGGGCGGGCGCGCCGAAATCACCGACCTGTCGGTGTGGGAACTCGAGGACGCGTGGTCGGCGAGCGAGGACCGCGCGCCGCGATCGACGGCCCCGACGCGATAAGAGCGGGGATTGCGCCGAATTGCCGCGCTACGTCGAGTAGCTGCCGTACGATCCCGGGGACTCGATCCACGTCTCGCCCGTACCGCCGTCGGTCGCCGAATCGTCGCGGTCGACGTACTCGGCGTCCCGGAAGTCGCGTCGGGCCGACGGCCCGAGCGGTCCGTCCTCGTCCTCGGGGACGGGTCCGGCGGGGTCGTCGACGTCGAAGCCCGGCAGCGACTCGTTCAGCGTCGGGATGTGCCAGTGATCGAGCGTGCCGAGCACTCGCGTGCGGTCGCCGTCGACGGTGAGGCGGATCGTCGGGCCCAGGGTCCCACCGAACCGGCGTCGCTGTTCGCGCTCCGTGAGGTGCGCGATCTCGTCGAGGGAGTCGCCGGCGAAGTCGAAGTAGTTGAAGAAGCTCTCGACGAGGATCTCCTCGTGGTGGGGGAACGCCATCCACGAGTACGCCTGGAACGGGGCGTTGTGGGGGTTCGTGACTACCAGTCCGGACTCGTTCAGCGGTCGGTAGGGCCCGCCTAGGGAGTCGGCCACGAAGCCGTAGAGCGCGTCGTACCCGTCGAGTCCCGGCGCGAACGTGTGCATATGGCTGGAGACGAAGAGGTAGTACCGACCCTCCCAGTGGACCACGTGCGGCCGTTCGAGTTCCTGGTTGGTACAGATGCTCTCGAGGATCGGCGGGCGGAGTTCCCACTCCATCGGATCGCCCGAGGGCGACACCGCGACGCCGACGGCCCCGTTGAACTCCTGCAGCGCGGCGTCGCCGCCGCAGCGGTCGCTGCCCTCCGGGACCGGCGCGTTGGCCTCGAACAGCAGGCAGACCTCGCCCGTCTCGGGGTCCTCGTAGAACCACGGATCGCGGAAGGTGTAGATCATCCCGCGAGACTGCGATTCGGTCTCGTACCACTCGCCGTCCGGCCTGAGAAGTTCCCGGTGCGTCCACGGACCGTCGACCGAGAGCGACGATTCGGTCGTCGTGATCGTCCCGCCGGAGGCCCCCACGAGGCGCTGCGTGTACGTGAGTTCGGACGCGGTCTCCGTTCCCGCGGCGGTGTAGTAGAGGTAGACGTCGCCGTCGTCGTACAGCGCCGACCCGGCCCACTGCCGCTGACCGAGGGCGTCGTCGGCGAACACGGGACCGCCGTCGTGCCACTGCCGGCCGTCGCGGGAGTAGAAATACCGGATCCGAGCCACGTCGTGACGCTTGCCCGGGAGGAGGTCGCTGGGGGCCGTGAGCGAGAACACGACGCGCCAGCCGTCGACGTCCGCCAGCCGTCCGTGTCGGTCCCGCAGCAGCCACGTGTCCCAGACGTGAACGTCCTCGGCGGGCGTCGATTCCGGCGGGTAGATGATGGGGGCGACCGTCTCGGGAGTGCGCTCGATCCCGGCGGCCTGCTCGCGACTCCACTGTGAACGCGGCGGATCACCGCCGACGTCCGGGTCCCTGTTGGACGGTCGATTGGGCATCGTGAAAAAGTGAACTCACCTCGAAATAACTCTTTTTACTCGGGGCCCCAGCGACGGTCCTGCACTCGGCGGAGAGACGACTTGCCCGACCGAACCGGTCGGTTGGTCGAATTGTATCAAATATTAACTCAGATCTAAGTAAAAATCTCAAAAGATTCAAGTAGCTGTGGCGCGTTGGTACAACTACGATGAGTATGAATACAGTACTGCTGGCCTTCAGCAGAAACGACGAACAGCGAATCGACGAACTCTTCGACACGGCGACCTCGATCGTCGATCCCGACGGCACGATCGTCCTGCTCCACGTCTTCGACCGAGAGCAGTACGACACGATCTCGACGAAACTGAACATCGACGACGACTCGGAGGTCACCCCCGACGACATCGCGCGCCGGTCGCGGATCGGCCGCGAGATTACGACCCGGCTCGACGACGCGGGGGTCGACTACGTCGTCCGCGGTGCGCTCGGCGAGACCAGCGACGCCATCCTCCGACAGAGCGAGTCTGACGACGCCGACCTCGTCGTCGTCGGCGGCCGCAGCCGCTCGGCGACGGGCAAAGCCCTGTTCGGATCGACGGCGCAGAAGGTGCTGGTCGAGGCCGACTGCCCGGTGACGTTCGTCAAGGAACAGTCCGAAGAGAAGAAGAAGGCCGCCGCGCCCGCGTAATCCCGGACGCGACGTCCCGGAAGCCGTTCGACGGGGGCTCTACTCTCTACTTCTCGAACAGCCCCGAAACGTCCGACTCTCTGCTTCGACGCCGTTCGACGTGTCCCCGCAGCCGCTCGTAGACGATCGACCGCTGGTCGCGGTCGGCGGCGAACGCGAACAGCATCCCGACGAAGCCGCGGGAGCGCCGCTGCGGGGTTCCCCGAGGTGAACTGTCGTCTCCCAACTCCTCGCGAGCGTAGCGGACCGCGTCGTCGACGACCGCCGCGTCGAACGCGTCGTATTCGCTCGCCAGGAGCGTCACCGCGGTCGCGACCGCCTCGAACGACAAGTCGGTCGGTTCGATAGCGTCGCCCGCATAGCGGAGCGCGGGCGGCCGACGGCGCTCCGCGAGTTCCGGGTCCGCAGCGAGGCGGCGCAGATACGCTCGGATCTCGTCGACGTTGACCGGGCACCCTTCGTCGACGGCCGCGAGATATCGCTCACCGCTCTCGGCCAGTCCGCGCTGGCCGCTCCAGTTTCGGCGACGGCCGTGGTGAACCGCCGCGGCGTACTGGATGAGGCCGTGGAGTAACCGTTCCTCTGACGTTCCCTCCGCCAAGGCGAGCCACGGCTCTTCCCAGGCCTCGTGGGCGACGTGGTAATCGCCCGCGTTGAACACCGCGATCCCGATTCGGAGCGCCTCCTGCACGCTCGGAAGTCGTCGTCGCGCGAGTAAATAGTCGACGCTCGCGGGCGAAACGAGTCGACACGCGGCGGACACACGTCCTCGGCGCGCTGACGACGAGGCAGCGTCGATGCGCGGAGGACGGGAAAGCGTCCTCGGCCCGCAGACGACGTGCGTCCTCCGTCGGTGACGAACTTATCCGACTGCGGCCCCTTCGAACACTCGCACGCACGATGATCAAACACCCCGCCTACCCACGCCGAGACCGATGACGCGGACGCACGTGACCTGCCTCGACTGCGGGACGGAGTTCGTCCGGCCGAACGGCTACGCCGGCAATTACTGCCTCTCGTGCCACGAGTCGTGGACGGCGGACGAAGACTCGCGCTCGTCGTCGACGGAGGAATCGAAGCCGCGGCGACTTCGAAGTGGGACGACGTCCTCCGTTCGGCCGGCCGACGACGACGCGTCAGACGCGC
This portion of the Halobellus litoreus genome encodes:
- a CDS encoding glycoside hydrolase family 68 protein, which produces MPNRPSNRDPDVGGDPPRSQWSREQAAGIERTPETVAPIIYPPESTPAEDVHVWDTWLLRDRHGRLADVDGWRVVFSLTAPSDLLPGKRHDVARIRYFYSRDGRQWHDGGPVFADDALGQRQWAGSALYDDGDVYLYYTAAGTETASELTYTQRLVGASGGTITTTESSLSVDGPWTHRELLRPDGEWYETESQSRGMIYTFRDPWFYEDPETGEVCLLFEANAPVPEGSDRCGGDAALQEFNGAVGVAVSPSGDPMEWELRPPILESICTNQELERPHVVHWEGRYYLFVSSHMHTFAPGLDGYDALYGFVADSLGGPYRPLNESGLVVTNPHNAPFQAYSWMAFPHHEEILVESFFNYFDFAGDSLDEIAHLTEREQRRRFGGTLGPTIRLTVDGDRTRVLGTLDHWHIPTLNESLPGFDVDDPAGPVPEDEDGPLGPSARRDFRDAEYVDRDDSATDGGTGETWIESPGSYGSYST
- a CDS encoding DUF309 domain-containing protein; protein product: MQEALRIGIAVFNAGDYHVAHEAWEEPWLALAEGTSEERLLHGLIQYAAAVHHGRRRNWSGQRGLAESGERYLAAVDEGCPVNVDEIRAYLRRLAADPELAERRRPPALRYAGDAIEPTDLSFEAVATAVTLLASEYDAFDAAVVDDAVRYAREELGDDSSPRGTPQRRSRGFVGMLFAFAADRDQRSIVYERLRGHVERRRSRESDVSGLFEK
- a CDS encoding universal stress protein, whose protein sequence is MSMNTVLLAFSRNDEQRIDELFDTATSIVDPDGTIVLLHVFDREQYDTISTKLNIDDDSEVTPDDIARRSRIGREITTRLDDAGVDYVVRGALGETSDAILRQSESDDADLVVVGGRSRSATGKALFGSTAQKVLVEADCPVTFVKEQSEEKKKAAAPA
- a CDS encoding DUF4685 domain-containing protein, translating into MTRTHVTCLDCGTEFVRPNGYAGNYCLSCHESWTADEDSRSSSTEESKPRRLRSGTTSSVRPADDDASDAPSRYEEE